The Psychromonas sp. MME1 genome window below encodes:
- a CDS encoding UDP-glucose--hexose-1-phosphate uridylyltransferase, translating into MSEVTFNPIDHPHRRYNPLTGQWILVSPHRAKRPWSGQDETPSTEELPSYDAECFLCPTNTRISGDKNPGYAGTYVFTNDFGALMPDSPDAPMSSNPLFKTQGVRGLSRVICFSPDHSKTLPELPLDKIRGVIDTWNDQIEELGKTYVWVQAFENKGATMGCSQPHPHGQIWANSFLPNEIERKEQLLKAYYEQHGSNLLLDYVQAELKDGERTVVETEHWLAVVPYWAAWPFETILLPKTHIRRMSELTQDQRDDLALAIKKLTSRYDNLFNCSFPYSMGWHYAPFFEQGTDIDHWQLHAIFYPPLLRSASVRKFMVGYEMLAESQRDLTAEQAAQKLRDVSDIHYKEQ; encoded by the coding sequence ATGTCTGAAGTTACGTTTAACCCGATTGATCATCCACACCGCCGTTATAACCCGTTAACGGGGCAATGGATTTTAGTTTCACCGCATCGTGCGAAGCGCCCTTGGAGTGGTCAAGACGAGACTCCCTCGACAGAAGAGTTACCGAGTTATGACGCTGAATGTTTTTTGTGTCCAACCAATACGCGTATCTCTGGTGATAAAAATCCTGGTTATGCAGGTACTTATGTTTTTACCAATGATTTCGGTGCATTAATGCCGGACTCGCCAGACGCCCCCATGTCGAGCAATCCACTATTTAAAACACAAGGTGTTCGTGGTTTAAGTCGTGTTATCTGTTTTTCACCAGATCACAGTAAAACACTGCCAGAGTTACCGTTGGATAAGATCCGTGGCGTGATTGATACTTGGAATGATCAAATTGAAGAGCTTGGCAAAACCTATGTATGGGTACAAGCCTTTGAAAACAAAGGTGCAACAATGGGGTGCTCACAGCCTCATCCGCATGGTCAAATTTGGGCAAATAGCTTTTTACCTAATGAAATTGAACGTAAAGAGCAGCTTCTTAAAGCTTATTATGAACAACACGGTTCAAATTTGCTGCTTGATTACGTACAGGCTGAATTAAAAGATGGAGAGCGTACGGTTGTTGAAACCGAACATTGGCTTGCAGTTGTTCCTTACTGGGCCGCTTGGCCGTTTGAAACCATATTATTACCGAAAACGCATATTCGTCGTATGAGTGAGTTGACCCAAGATCAGCGTGATGATTTAGCGCTAGCAATTAAAAAACTCACGAGTCGTTACGATAATTTATTTAACTGTTCATTTCCTTATTCCATGGGATGGCATTATGCACCATTTTTTGAACAGGGGACTGATATTGACCACTGGCAATTACATGCTATTTTCTATCCGCCATTGTTGCGTTCTGCCTCTGTACGTAAATTTATGGTGGGGTATGAAATGCTTGCTGAATCTCAACGAGATCTTACGGCAGAGCAAGCTGCACAAAAATTACGTGATGTAAGCGATATTCACTATAAAGAACAATAA
- the galE gene encoding UDP-glucose 4-epimerase GalE, translated as MKVLVTGGMGYIGSHTCVQMILAGIEPIIVDNLCNAKLAVLDRIEELTGVKPAFYQGDIRDEAFLTDIFSQHQIQSVIHFAGLKAVGESMVMPLSYYDNNVNGSLVLARAMAKAGVKSLVFSSSATVYGDPEVVPITESSPTGATTNPYGRSKYIVEQCLSDLLVAEPDWSITLLRYFNPVGAHPSGTMGEDPQGIPNNLMPFIAQVAVGRRESLAVFGNDYNTPDGTGVRDYIHVMDLADGHIAALQKVGQKAGLHIYNLGTGKGSSVLEMVNAFANASGNPVPYKICPRRSGDIAQCWASTDKAEKDLGWKASRTIDDMSADTWRWQSRNPQGYPDPQ; from the coding sequence ATGAAAGTATTAGTGACAGGTGGTATGGGATATATCGGTAGTCATACTTGTGTACAGATGATCTTAGCTGGCATTGAGCCCATTATTGTCGATAACTTATGCAATGCTAAGTTAGCCGTATTAGATCGTATCGAGGAGTTAACAGGCGTCAAGCCTGCTTTTTATCAAGGGGACATCCGCGATGAAGCATTCTTGACAGATATTTTTTCGCAGCATCAAATCCAGTCTGTGATCCATTTTGCGGGTCTTAAAGCGGTGGGTGAATCGATGGTAATGCCGCTTTCCTATTACGACAATAATGTCAATGGTTCGTTGGTGTTAGCGCGAGCAATGGCCAAGGCTGGTGTAAAAAGCTTAGTATTTAGTTCCTCTGCCACTGTTTATGGTGACCCTGAAGTAGTACCTATTACAGAAAGCTCGCCAACAGGTGCGACAACAAATCCATACGGCCGCAGTAAATATATCGTTGAACAATGTTTATCTGATTTGCTTGTTGCTGAACCCGATTGGAGCATTACATTATTGCGTTACTTTAATCCGGTTGGTGCGCATCCATCAGGCACTATGGGAGAAGATCCACAAGGTATCCCTAATAACTTAATGCCTTTTATTGCTCAAGTGGCGGTTGGTCGTCGTGAATCATTAGCTGTTTTTGGTAATGATTATAACACGCCCGATGGGACTGGCGTACGTGATTATATTCACGTGATGGATTTAGCCGATGGTCATATTGCAGCGTTACAAAAAGTGGGACAAAAAGCAGGATTACATATTTACAATTTAGGTACGGGCAAAGGAAGTAGCGTGCTTGAGATGGTGAATGCCTTTGCAAATGCGTCGGGTAATCCTGTTCCTTATAAAATTTGTCCACGCCGAAGCGGTGATATTGCACAGTGTTGGGCAAGTACCGATAAAGCTGAAAAGGATCTTGGTTGGAAAGCGAGCCGAACTATTGACGATATGAGTGCTGATACTTGGCGTTGGCAGTCGCGAAATCCGCAGGGTTATCCCGATCCTCAATAA